From Salinibacterium sp. ZJ450, one genomic window encodes:
- a CDS encoding Gfo/Idh/MocA family oxidoreductase, translating into MSALTGRPIRAGVIGFGLSGQIFHAPFIAANDDYSLDAIVTANPERAKQASTMYPGARIVATPEELFELDLDLAVIGTPTPTHVELGHAALDAGLALVMDKPMAVTERDAIDLIEKAERLGLPLAPFQNRRWDGDFLTVKELMASGALGTVHTFESRFDRWKPTVAKAWKGEATTAQGGGVLYDIGPHLIDQALHLFGPVAEVHAEISTRRPNGAADDDDFVSLLHESGVRSRLWATAWAAQAGPRFHLLGTESAYTKWGLDSQEPALSAGARPSDPDYGVEPESAWGVLGLDGALQKVPAVRGQYDTFYALLADALLRGAPLPVDPRDSATVIGLIERIHTGNVGGPR; encoded by the coding sequence GTGAGCGCGCTGACCGGTCGGCCCATTCGGGCGGGCGTCATCGGATTCGGCCTGTCGGGTCAGATCTTCCACGCACCGTTCATCGCGGCGAACGACGACTATTCGCTTGATGCGATCGTCACGGCCAACCCGGAACGTGCCAAGCAGGCGAGCACGATGTACCCCGGTGCGCGGATCGTCGCGACGCCAGAGGAACTCTTCGAGCTCGACCTCGATCTCGCGGTGATCGGCACGCCGACTCCCACACACGTGGAACTCGGCCACGCCGCCCTCGACGCCGGGCTCGCCCTGGTGATGGACAAGCCGATGGCGGTCACCGAGCGAGACGCGATCGACCTGATCGAGAAGGCCGAGCGGCTCGGCCTTCCGCTTGCGCCCTTCCAGAACCGGCGGTGGGACGGTGACTTCCTCACCGTGAAGGAGCTGATGGCATCCGGCGCGCTGGGCACCGTGCACACCTTCGAATCGCGGTTTGACCGTTGGAAGCCCACCGTCGCGAAGGCGTGGAAGGGGGAGGCTACGACCGCGCAGGGCGGCGGCGTGCTCTATGACATCGGACCGCACCTCATCGACCAGGCGCTGCACCTGTTCGGCCCGGTGGCAGAGGTACACGCCGAGATTTCCACGCGCCGCCCCAACGGCGCCGCCGACGACGACGACTTCGTGTCGCTGCTGCACGAGTCGGGGGTGCGCTCCAGACTGTGGGCGACGGCGTGGGCCGCCCAGGCCGGGCCGCGTTTCCACCTGCTCGGCACAGAATCGGCATACACGAAATGGGGACTGGACTCGCAAGAGCCCGCACTGTCGGCCGGTGCCCGGCCATCCGACCCCGACTACGGGGTGGAGCCGGAATCCGCCTGGGGAGTTCTGGGCCTGGACGGGGCGCTGCAGAAAGTGCCCGCGGTGCGCGGCCAGTACGACACCTTCTACGCCCTGCTCGCCGACGCGCTGTTGCGCGGTGCGCCGCTCCCGGTCGATCCGCGCGACTCGGCCACCGTGATCGGCCTGATCGAGCGGATTCACACCGGCAATGTCGGAGGCCCCCGCTAG
- a CDS encoding bifunctional RecB family nuclease/DEAD/DEAH box helicase: protein MFLLENRVIYSASDLTAAATCEWALMRRLDAKLGRIDAVEEPEDEMLRRTAALGDVHEQRTLEQFKLTRTVVEFTERPEVTQLAAAAAETERALRGGADALYQATFFDGRFLGYADFILRGADGGYEVYDTKLARRAKVTALMQLAAYSEQLQQLGIPTGETVYLLLGDGRTSEHRLRDILPVYRKRRARLEAMVDERVEEGVAAAWADPRYEACGRCAACTEQVELHRDVLLVAGMRRTQRAKLNAAGIATIDQLAEAAGPITGMSDAALTGLRAQARLQIGGWLDFEVVEPAALTALPQPDPGDVFFDFEGDPLYQEGAAPTKTVWGLDYLFGLVEPDETFRAFWAHDLAEERQALLDFLAYVDERRTRYPGMHIYHYASYERTHLLSIAARHGVGEEAVDDLLRNHVLVDLYPVVRQGLRIGTRSYSLKKLEPLYMGDDERHGVANAADSITEYVHSRELFAAGETDAAQLVLDDIASYNTYDCVSTLRLRDWLLARAAENAVDLAVPAELPIPVPLRDPDPVYVELTALLAEVPPAERSADHTALALASAAIDYHRREQKSFWWDHFTRLRAPVSDWADTRDVLVIDQPPVVVEDWHLSGRQKLARRILSVTGTLAPGSKIGVGSSPYVLYDPPFPPITPSSEPGARTTHNKTTVLDIIDESIFIIEEKLEADAPQHQALPMALTPAQPPNAGTQVEAISEWGRRVLSSWPEPLPDAAFDILRRVPPRSTRSTGTGDSARTAGSANGGSISDSIRDDLLSLDRSYLAVQGPPGTGKTYTGSRVIADLVANHGWKVGVVAQSHAAVENMLRGVLDAGLDPSLVGKKPKNGDGDHPVPWTPLDGTTIGPFAQQSGGFVLGGTAWDFSHAGRVPRSHLDLLVIDEAGQYSLASTIAAAVAAKRLLLLGDPQQLPQVSQGTHPEPVDVSALGWLTDGHRVLPPELGYFLATSWRMHPAVCAPVSALSYEDKLRSHHSDRHLDGIEPGVHPVAVPHAGNSTSSDEEADAVVELVRSALGRDWSEGGDIRPLAPEDVIVVAPYNAQVGLIHERLRSAGLGRVPVGTVDKFQGREAAVAIVSMCASSADDVPRGLEFLLMPNRLNVAISRAQWAAFLVYSPGITEYLPHNVHTLADLCAFITLVEPAPVAAKLDA, encoded by the coding sequence ATGTTCCTGCTTGAGAACCGCGTCATCTACAGCGCGAGCGACCTCACCGCCGCGGCCACCTGCGAGTGGGCGTTGATGCGACGGCTCGACGCCAAACTCGGCCGCATCGACGCGGTCGAGGAGCCGGAAGACGAGATGTTGCGGCGCACCGCGGCGCTCGGCGACGTGCACGAACAACGCACCCTCGAGCAGTTCAAGCTCACCCGCACCGTGGTCGAATTCACCGAACGGCCCGAGGTCACCCAGCTCGCCGCGGCCGCGGCCGAGACCGAGCGCGCCCTGCGCGGCGGCGCAGACGCCCTCTACCAGGCCACCTTTTTCGACGGCCGGTTCCTCGGCTACGCCGACTTCATCCTGCGCGGAGCCGACGGCGGCTACGAGGTGTACGACACCAAACTGGCCCGCCGCGCCAAGGTCACGGCGTTGATGCAGCTCGCGGCATATAGCGAGCAACTACAGCAGCTCGGCATCCCCACGGGGGAGACGGTGTATCTGCTGCTCGGCGACGGCCGTACCAGCGAGCACCGGTTGCGCGACATCCTGCCGGTGTATCGCAAGCGCCGCGCCCGACTCGAGGCGATGGTCGACGAGCGGGTCGAGGAGGGTGTCGCCGCCGCGTGGGCCGATCCTCGGTATGAGGCGTGCGGTCGGTGCGCAGCCTGCACCGAGCAGGTGGAGCTGCACCGCGACGTGCTGCTCGTCGCCGGAATGCGACGCACCCAGCGGGCCAAGCTGAACGCCGCCGGCATCGCCACCATCGACCAGCTCGCCGAGGCTGCCGGGCCGATCACCGGAATGTCGGATGCCGCGCTCACCGGTTTGCGCGCCCAGGCCAGGCTGCAGATCGGCGGCTGGCTCGATTTCGAGGTGGTGGAACCGGCCGCGCTCACCGCGCTGCCGCAACCCGATCCCGGCGACGTCTTCTTCGACTTCGAGGGCGACCCGCTGTACCAGGAGGGCGCTGCGCCGACCAAAACAGTCTGGGGCCTGGACTACCTGTTCGGACTGGTCGAACCGGACGAGACGTTCCGCGCGTTCTGGGCGCACGACCTGGCCGAGGAACGGCAGGCGCTGCTCGACTTCCTCGCGTACGTCGACGAGCGCCGTACCCGGTATCCGGGCATGCACATCTACCACTACGCCTCATACGAGCGCACCCACCTGCTGAGCATCGCCGCCCGGCACGGGGTGGGCGAGGAGGCCGTTGACGACCTGCTGCGCAACCACGTGCTGGTCGATCTGTATCCGGTGGTGCGGCAAGGCTTGCGCATCGGCACTCGCAGCTACTCGCTGAAAAAGCTCGAGCCGCTGTACATGGGTGACGACGAACGGCACGGCGTCGCCAACGCGGCCGACTCGATCACCGAGTACGTGCACTCCCGAGAGCTGTTTGCCGCCGGAGAGACGGATGCCGCGCAGCTGGTGCTCGACGACATCGCCAGCTACAACACCTACGACTGCGTCTCCACCCTGCGGCTGCGCGACTGGCTGCTGGCCCGCGCCGCCGAGAACGCCGTTGACCTGGCCGTGCCCGCTGAGCTGCCGATCCCGGTGCCGCTGCGCGATCCCGACCCGGTCTACGTGGAACTCACCGCGCTGCTCGCCGAGGTGCCGCCCGCCGAACGCAGCGCCGACCACACCGCGCTCGCGCTCGCGTCCGCCGCGATCGACTACCACCGCCGCGAACAGAAGTCCTTCTGGTGGGACCACTTCACCCGCCTCCGCGCCCCGGTGAGCGACTGGGCCGACACCCGCGACGTGCTGGTCATCGACCAGCCGCCGGTCGTGGTGGAGGACTGGCACCTCTCCGGTCGACAGAAGCTGGCCAGACGCATCCTCAGCGTCACCGGAACACTGGCCCCCGGCAGCAAGATCGGCGTGGGCTCCAGCCCATACGTGCTCTACGACCCGCCATTCCCGCCGATCACCCCGAGCAGCGAGCCGGGCGCGCGCACGACGCACAACAAGACGACGGTGCTCGACATCATCGACGAGTCGATCTTCATCATCGAAGAGAAACTCGAGGCCGACGCGCCGCAACATCAGGCGCTGCCGATGGCACTCACTCCGGCGCAACCGCCGAACGCCGGCACGCAGGTGGAGGCCATCTCCGAGTGGGGTCGCCGGGTGCTGAGCTCCTGGCCGGAGCCGCTGCCGGATGCGGCGTTCGACATCCTGCGCCGGGTGCCCCCGCGCAGCACCCGCTCGACCGGCACAGGCGACTCCGCCCGCACTGCCGGCTCCGCGAACGGCGGCTCGATCAGCGACAGCATCCGCGACGACCTGCTCAGCCTCGACCGGTCCTACCTCGCCGTGCAGGGCCCTCCGGGCACTGGCAAGACCTACACCGGCTCCCGGGTGATCGCCGACCTCGTCGCGAACCACGGCTGGAAAGTGGGCGTGGTCGCCCAGTCGCACGCCGCGGTCGAGAACATGCTGCGTGGGGTGCTCGACGCCGGGCTTGACCCCAGCCTCGTCGGCAAGAAACCGAAGAACGGCGACGGCGACCACCCGGTGCCGTGGACCCCGCTCGATGGCACCACGATCGGCCCGTTCGCCCAGCAGTCCGGCGGCTTCGTGCTGGGCGGTACCGCCTGGGACTTCAGCCACGCCGGCCGGGTGCCCCGCAGCCACCTCGACCTGCTGGTGATCGACGAGGCCGGGCAGTACTCCCTGGCCAGTACGATCGCCGCGGCCGTCGCCGCGAAGCGCCTGCTGCTGCTCGGAGACCCGCAGCAACTGCCGCAGGTCAGCCAGGGCACCCACCCGGAACCCGTCGACGTCTCGGCGCTCGGCTGGCTCACCGACGGGCACAGAGTGCTGCCGCCGGAGCTCGGCTACTTCCTCGCCACCAGCTGGCGCATGCACCCCGCGGTCTGCGCCCCGGTCTCCGCGCTGTCCTACGAGGACAAGCTGCGCTCGCACCACTCCGACCGTCACCTTGACGGCATCGAGCCGGGAGTGCACCCGGTCGCCGTACCGCACGCCGGCAACTCAACCTCCAGCGACGAGGAGGCAGACGCCGTCGTCGAGCTGGTGCGCTCCGCCCTCGGCCGCGACTGGTCGGAAGGCGGCGACATCCGCCCGCTCGCCCCGGAAGATGTGATCGTGGTCGCCCCGTACAACGCGCAGGTGGGGCTCATCCATGAGCGCCTGCGTTCGGCGGGCCTGGGCCGGGTACCGGTCGGCACCGTCGACAAGTTCCAGGGGCGCGAAGCGGCCGTCGCGATCGTGTCGATGTGCGCGTCATCCGCCGACGACGTGCCGCGCGGCCTGGAGTTCCTGCTGATGCCGAACCGGTTGAACGTCGCCATCTCGCGGGCACAGTGGGCGGCGTTCCTGGTCTACTCCCCGGGCATCACCGAGTACCTGCCGCACAACGTGCACACCCTCGCCGACCTCTGCGCGTTCATCACCCTGGTCGAACCGGCCCCGGTCGCCGCGAAACTGGACGCGTAA
- a CDS encoding AAA family ATPase, which yields MPALANYGQAIAATTLALRDTLAPGQQVTAQHPAVAHTSVSGVSANLFLYREELLGFHEGSEPRGLSRLIAQLYYLISVFPADDADTSAASHRAYGNVRAVVERQPVLSVMVGGERMQVQVRVTPLDIDDLTRLWLAANTPLRLSFAVCATFTVDAAERLSVASTLYDVVSLTPGSIAVFSGTDIEEKRSAVASVARELDRPTIRVNLREVVSEYVEATERNLTRLFDEAEQRDAVLILDEADPLFGTPTELGTAHDRYSGVDPDWLLTQLARAPGLVIIEVLQPAPVLARHTAVEVHFPPRDL from the coding sequence ATGCCCGCACTCGCCAACTACGGTCAGGCCATCGCCGCCACCACGCTAGCGCTCCGCGACACGCTCGCGCCGGGCCAGCAGGTCACCGCCCAGCATCCGGCGGTCGCGCACACCTCGGTGAGCGGCGTGTCGGCCAACCTGTTCCTCTACCGTGAGGAGCTGCTCGGCTTCCACGAGGGCAGCGAGCCCCGCGGACTCAGCCGGCTCATCGCCCAGTTGTATTACCTGATCAGCGTGTTTCCCGCCGATGATGCCGACACCTCGGCGGCCAGTCACCGCGCATACGGCAACGTGCGCGCGGTGGTGGAACGGCAGCCGGTGCTGTCCGTCATGGTCGGCGGGGAGCGCATGCAGGTGCAAGTGCGGGTCACCCCGCTCGACATCGACGACCTCACCCGGCTCTGGCTCGCCGCGAACACGCCCCTGAGGCTGTCGTTCGCGGTGTGCGCCACGTTCACGGTGGATGCCGCCGAACGCCTGTCCGTGGCGTCAACCCTGTACGACGTGGTGTCGCTGACACCCGGCTCGATCGCGGTCTTCAGCGGCACGGACATCGAGGAGAAGCGATCGGCGGTCGCCTCCGTCGCGCGCGAACTCGACCGCCCGACGATCCGGGTCAACCTGCGCGAGGTGGTCAGCGAGTACGTCGAGGCCACCGAACGCAACCTGACCCGCCTGTTCGATGAGGCGGAGCAGCGCGACGCCGTGCTGATCCTCGACGAGGCTGACCCGCTGTTCGGCACCCCCACCGAGCTGGGCACTGCCCACGACCGGTACTCCGGGGTCGACCCCGACTGGCTACTCACCCAACTCGCCCGCGCGCCGGGACTCGTGATCATCGAGGTGCTGCAGCCGGCACCGGTGCTGGCCCGGCACACCGCGGTGGAGGTGCACTTCCCGCCGCGAGACCTCTGA
- a CDS encoding TMEM175 family protein — protein MTDDNRAGRDGVLARKTSEFDRGLGFYDAIYAVAITLLIVNVDVPEPDAWHDLSSLAASGLFYQLAGFALSFLVIAVFWRVNVRLVQRLSALDPATTTANLVAVALVVLVPFTTQGISDPETAGFALPTVFYAVNLAAVSVAQTLMFQIARRKGLEIRPRGRRENRILLIDQLTTPLVFLASVPIALLWGADAGKLSWASLLLIGPLSGRLAIRAIQSGQAGP, from the coding sequence GTGACCGACGACAACCGGGCTGGCCGCGACGGGGTGCTGGCCCGCAAGACCAGCGAGTTCGATCGGGGGCTCGGCTTCTATGATGCGATCTACGCCGTCGCGATCACCCTGCTGATCGTGAACGTCGACGTGCCCGAACCCGACGCCTGGCATGACCTGTCCTCGCTCGCAGCCAGCGGCCTGTTCTACCAGCTCGCCGGGTTCGCCCTCAGCTTCCTGGTGATCGCGGTGTTCTGGCGGGTGAACGTTCGGCTGGTGCAGCGCCTGTCGGCCCTGGACCCGGCAACCACCACCGCGAATCTGGTGGCGGTGGCGCTGGTCGTGCTCGTGCCGTTCACTACCCAGGGCATCAGCGACCCGGAGACGGCCGGCTTCGCGCTGCCCACGGTGTTCTACGCGGTCAACCTCGCGGCCGTGTCGGTCGCGCAGACGCTGATGTTCCAGATCGCCCGGCGCAAGGGACTGGAGATCAGGCCGCGCGGGCGGCGCGAGAACCGGATCTTGCTGATCGACCAGCTGACGACCCCGCTGGTGTTCCTCGCATCCGTGCCGATCGCCCTGTTGTGGGGAGCGGATGCCGGCAAACTGAGCTGGGCGTCGCTGCTGCTGATCGGCCCGCTGTCGGGCCGGCTGGCCATCCGCGCCATCCAGTCCGGCCAGGCCGGGCCCTGA
- a CDS encoding YafY family protein — MAEKTSRVLALLTLLQTHRQWPGPELAERLEVTERTLRRDIERLRELGYRVEATRGAAGGYRLEAGSALPPLLFTDEEAVTMAIGLRVAATQGLVDGAHTTLSALAKFEQVLPSALRQRVNALAGFVQPTTPRGTPVSQELLGQLALACRDRERIRFHYTAAGGTESDRVVEPNTLVAAERNWFLVCWDLQRADWRTLRVDRMARFFGTRVHFSSRELPAADAAEFVQAAVSSVRQRHAASVILDMPLDAVQAYFGPWARGATALSDRRTEWPIGGDSYEVMMSALLWIPADVAYTISGSDEFLAFVRTANEQLARAAERPLVQG, encoded by the coding sequence ATGGCGGAAAAAACTTCCCGAGTGCTCGCCCTCCTCACCCTCCTGCAGACCCACCGGCAGTGGCCCGGCCCGGAACTGGCGGAGCGGCTCGAGGTGACCGAACGCACCCTGCGGCGCGACATCGAACGGCTGCGGGAGCTCGGCTACCGGGTGGAAGCGACCCGCGGCGCCGCGGGCGGCTACCGGCTGGAGGCCGGTTCGGCGTTGCCGCCGCTGCTGTTCACCGACGAGGAGGCGGTGACGATGGCGATCGGATTGCGGGTGGCGGCGACGCAGGGACTCGTCGACGGGGCGCACACCACGCTGAGCGCTCTGGCCAAGTTCGAGCAGGTACTGCCGTCCGCGCTGCGGCAGCGGGTGAACGCGCTGGCCGGCTTCGTGCAGCCGACCACCCCGCGCGGCACCCCGGTGTCGCAGGAGCTGCTCGGCCAGCTCGCCCTCGCCTGCCGCGACCGGGAGCGGATCCGGTTCCATTACACGGCAGCCGGCGGCACGGAGTCCGACCGGGTTGTCGAACCGAACACGCTGGTGGCGGCGGAACGCAACTGGTTCCTGGTCTGCTGGGACCTGCAGCGGGCGGACTGGCGCACCTTGCGGGTCGACCGGATGGCGCGGTTCTTCGGCACCCGCGTGCACTTCTCGTCGCGCGAGCTGCCCGCCGCCGACGCTGCCGAGTTCGTGCAGGCCGCGGTGTCATCCGTGCGGCAGCGGCACGCGGCATCCGTGATTCTGGACATGCCGCTGGATGCGGTGCAGGCGTATTTCGGGCCGTGGGCGCGGGGCGCGACGGCGCTGTCTGACCGGCGCACGGAGTGGCCGATCGGCGGCGACAGCTACGAGGTGATGATGTCGGCGCTGCTCTGGATTCCGGCGGATGTGGCGTACACGATCTCGGGATCCGACGAGTTCCTGGCGTTCGTGCGCACGGCAAACGAACAACTCGCTCGCGCGGCGGAGCGACCACTCGTTCAGGGCTGA
- a CDS encoding ATP-binding cassette domain-containing protein: MTTDTMIQARGLTKQFTVKKNRVDAVTDLNLDVERGELVAFLGPNGAGKTTSLRMLTTLLPPTAGTAVVAGFDTQKQPAEVRRRIGYIGQGNSAGHYQRVRDELLSQGAFYGMTRAATAKRADELIESLGLGSLAKRNVLALSGGQRRRLDIAMGLMHSPQLLFLDEPSTGLDPQSRANLWQHIIDLRRARGTTIFVTTHYLEEADHFAERILVMDHGRVIADDTAPALKTTLAGDVITLGFDSETDAADASAVTGRVARSEPTVQGRTVELTVHHGERVLPPVLRELDASGLVVVTAELRQPTLDDVFLALTGRSLREEADTTSSPVEPVKTRAGDVETQETYEEERATR; the protein is encoded by the coding sequence ATGACGACAGACACCATGATCCAGGCCCGTGGACTCACCAAACAGTTCACGGTCAAGAAGAACCGGGTGGATGCGGTCACCGACCTCAATCTGGATGTCGAGCGCGGCGAACTGGTCGCCTTTCTCGGTCCGAACGGTGCGGGCAAGACCACCAGCCTGCGCATGCTCACCACCCTGCTACCACCCACCGCAGGCACCGCCGTAGTCGCCGGCTTCGACACCCAGAAGCAGCCCGCCGAGGTGCGCCGACGCATCGGCTACATCGGCCAGGGCAACAGCGCCGGCCACTACCAGCGGGTGCGCGACGAGCTGCTCAGCCAGGGCGCCTTCTACGGCATGACCCGCGCCGCCACGGCGAAGCGAGCCGACGAGCTGATCGAATCGCTCGGACTGGGTTCCCTCGCCAAACGCAACGTGCTCGCGCTCTCGGGCGGGCAGCGCCGCCGCCTCGACATCGCGATGGGACTGATGCACTCGCCGCAACTGCTGTTCCTCGACGAACCGTCCACCGGGCTTGACCCGCAAAGCCGCGCCAACCTGTGGCAGCACATCATCGACCTGCGACGCGCCCGCGGCACCACGATCTTCGTCACCACGCATTACCTCGAGGAGGCCGACCACTTCGCCGAGCGGATCCTCGTGATGGACCACGGCCGCGTCATCGCCGACGACACCGCCCCGGCGCTGAAGACCACATTGGCCGGTGACGTGATCACCCTCGGGTTCGATTCCGAAACGGATGCCGCGGACGCCAGCGCCGTGACCGGCCGGGTAGCCCGATCCGAGCCCACGGTGCAGGGCCGCACGGTAGAGCTGACCGTGCACCACGGCGAGCGAGTGCTTCCTCCCGTGCTGCGCGAGCTCGATGCGTCCGGACTCGTCGTCGTCACCGCCGAGCTGCGGCAGCCCACCCTCGACGACGTCTTCCTCGCGCTCACCGGCCGCAGCCTGCGCGAGGAGGCCGACACCACATCATCGCCGGTTGAGCCTGTAAAAACCCGTGCCGGAGATGTCGAAACCCAAGAGACCTACGAAGAAGAGCGAGCCACCCGATGA
- a CDS encoding ABC transporter permease — translation MSTSPAPIPVDESVGRLNPARDTWNVFVRELRPVRRDPFSLIFSLLQPLVFLGLFGPLLIGGSDLPPAETLQWFVPGILVMIALFGTGVTGSNLLYEMQTGSHERTLVAPISRASLLIGRSLKEMAPIMVQAAVIALVTIPFGFTVNPAGMLIGLVLLALFGLGFGALSYTLALASRNRDWMFWAVQQATIFPLMILSGMLLPLANGPHWMQVAAGFNPLSYVVAAERALFAGDLLAPAVLWGFVAALLLALIGLALGIRGIKKSR, via the coding sequence ATGAGCACCTCACCCGCCCCCATTCCCGTCGACGAGTCGGTCGGCCGCCTGAACCCGGCGCGCGACACCTGGAACGTGTTCGTGCGCGAGCTCCGCCCGGTGCGCCGCGACCCGTTCTCATTGATCTTCAGCCTGCTGCAGCCGCTGGTCTTCCTCGGACTGTTCGGGCCCCTGCTGATCGGCGGGTCCGACCTGCCGCCAGCGGAGACGCTGCAGTGGTTTGTCCCCGGCATCCTGGTGATGATCGCCCTGTTCGGCACCGGCGTCACCGGGTCGAACCTGCTGTACGAGATGCAGACCGGGTCGCACGAGCGCACCCTGGTGGCACCGATCTCTCGCGCGTCGCTGCTGATCGGCCGATCGCTCAAGGAGATGGCGCCGATCATGGTGCAGGCCGCGGTGATCGCTCTGGTGACCATCCCGTTCGGGTTCACCGTGAATCCGGCAGGAATGCTGATCGGGCTGGTGCTGCTCGCGCTGTTCGGACTCGGCTTCGGCGCTCTCAGCTACACGCTGGCGCTTGCCAGCCGCAACCGCGACTGGATGTTCTGGGCCGTGCAGCAAGCCACAATCTTCCCGCTGATGATCCTGTCCGGGATGCTGCTGCCCCTGGCCAACGGCCCACACTGGATGCAGGTCGCAGCAGGGTTCAACCCGCTCAGCTACGTCGTCGCCGCGGAACGCGCGCTGTTCGCCGGCGACCTCCTAGCCCCCGCGGTGCTCTGGGGCTTTGTGGCCGCGCTGCTGCTGGCCCTGATCGGGCTCGCGCTCGGCATCCGCGGCATCAAGAAGAGCCGCTAA
- a CDS encoding VOC family protein codes for MDMKIELLAVPVSDLDRAKEFYVDKIGFNADYDIPVSDELRFIQLTPPGSACSIVLDTNMTTMAPGTVKGIQMVIADADAARALLVEKGVDASEVDEQDWGRFVYFEDPDGNSWALQQIPARD; via the coding sequence ATGGACATGAAGATCGAACTCCTCGCGGTACCGGTCAGCGACCTCGATCGCGCCAAGGAGTTCTACGTGGACAAGATCGGCTTCAACGCCGACTACGACATCCCGGTCAGCGACGAGCTGCGCTTCATCCAGCTCACCCCGCCGGGGTCGGCCTGCTCGATCGTGCTCGACACCAACATGACCACGATGGCGCCGGGAACCGTGAAGGGCATCCAGATGGTCATCGCCGACGCGGATGCCGCCCGCGCCCTGCTGGTCGAGAAGGGGGTCGACGCCAGCGAGGTGGATGAGCAGGACTGGGGCCGCTTCGTCTACTTCGAGGACCCCGACGGCAACAGTTGGGCGTTGCAGCAGATTCCGGCGCGCGACTGA
- a CDS encoding glutathione peroxidase — MTNTYLPYDVLIETASGEQTTLEEHKGKVILVVNVASKCGFTPQYDDLQELQRTYGDRGLQVLGFPCNQFKGQEPGSNEEIQEFCRTSYGVEFPVFAKIDVNGDDRHPLYDQLVQAQDAAAEAGDVAWNFEKFLVAADGTVTHRFRSKTKPTDEVVVAAIEQLLPR, encoded by the coding sequence ATGACGAACACTTACCTGCCATATGACGTTCTGATCGAAACCGCCAGCGGCGAGCAGACCACCCTCGAAGAGCACAAGGGCAAGGTCATCCTCGTCGTCAACGTGGCCTCGAAGTGCGGGTTCACGCCGCAGTACGACGACCTGCAGGAGCTGCAGCGCACCTACGGCGATCGCGGCCTGCAGGTGCTCGGCTTCCCGTGCAACCAGTTCAAGGGGCAAGAGCCCGGCTCGAACGAGGAGATCCAGGAGTTCTGCCGCACCAGCTACGGCGTCGAGTTCCCGGTGTTCGCCAAGATCGACGTGAACGGCGACGACCGGCACCCGCTGTACGACCAGCTGGTGCAGGCTCAGGATGCCGCGGCCGAGGCCGGCGACGTGGCGTGGAACTTCGAGAAGTTCCTCGTTGCAGCCGATGGCACGGTGACGCACCGCTTCCGGTCGAAGACCAAGCCCACCGACGAGGTCGTCGTCGCGGCGATCGAGCAGCTGCTGCCGCGCTAG